A single Saccharolobus shibatae B12 DNA region contains:
- a CDS encoding ATP-binding protein, whose product MYEKRHIVANLLMLIIAYLIDRIMNYLTFGSNLSQLVNNLSILLLVIPILMIIFSVVITLMFSSIIVSFLYYVTAIAYALVISNNVDFNLILSTFLNLLGYYALATIVIGVILGISRRSFPDEILLNISRINVNISKNKIIYGGLFIMVSFLVFYEVLSNLFLFIGSMASFVLTLLVSNDLVFPLIALSWFSFPFLFTQLAIYSVKEKGIELGYIEGVLAPSLVNRISNTKYGWRKFSNLKFHLNFDESKNYNIVILGTSGSGKSSLAKSIIGKFSDISYLVFDLHGEYEIESGERIDVSKNSLNPLSLNGASPRQRALEVAYMLRSIFRLGNLQTIDIFNIIMDTYAEKGIDENDESSWNSTPPTFRDVLLMIERRKKLVENSQDLSRLSSIEPYIQFLSNQILSGNSLDMKKIFEGNIILDFSKVATDELKYVLIETILRDFRNYLYRRGISRLWKFLVIDEAPFILGKETGLEIVERLFAEVRKFGVGMILISQLTENIENIFQNSSYIFIFNVIEPKELDYLSRALGGSDRDKYEAIYQAIRSLERGHVVTISGDSRDILLVKLNSLK is encoded by the coding sequence ATGTATGAGAAGAGACACATTGTGGCTAATTTATTAATGCTTATCATAGCTTACCTAATTGATCGTATAATGAATTATTTGACATTTGGAAGTAATTTAAGCCAGTTAGTAAATAATTTGTCCATATTATTGCTAGTAATTCCCATATTGATGATAATATTCTCAGTAGTTATCACTTTAATGTTTTCATCCATAATTGTCTCATTCCTTTATTATGTAACAGCAATAGCTTACGCGTTAGTTATTTCAAATAATGTGGACTTCAATCTTATCTTATCTACATTCTTAAATCTATTAGGATATTACGCTCTTGCTACCATTGTTATTGGAGTTATATTGGGGATTTCTAGAAGAAGTTTTCCAGATGAGATTTTGTTAAATATTTCCAGGATAAATGTTAATATTAGTAAAAATAAGATTATTTACGGTGGGTTGTTCATTATGGTATCCTTTCTGGTTTTCTATGAAGTTTTATCTAATCTTTTTCTGTTTATTGGTAGTATGGCATCATTTGTCTTGACACTTCTTGTTTCAAATGATCTCGTTTTCCCTTTGATTGCCTTGTCATGGTTCTCATTTCCTTTCCTATTTACGCAATTAGCTATTTATTCTGTAAAGGAAAAGGGGATAGAGTTGGGTTATATTGAGGGAGTATTGGCTCCTTCTTTAGTTAATAGGATATCTAACACCAAATACGGTTGGAGGAAATTTTCCAATTTGAAATTTCATCTAAATTTTGATGAATCAAAGAATTATAACATAGTAATATTGGGTACGAGTGGATCTGGAAAGTCTAGTTTAGCTAAAAGTATTATTGGAAAATTTTCAGATATTAGTTACTTAGTTTTTGATTTACATGGAGAGTACGAGATTGAAAGTGGAGAGAGGATTGACGTCTCTAAAAATTCGTTAAATCCACTTTCGTTAAATGGCGCATCCCCTAGGCAAAGGGCACTGGAAGTTGCTTATATGCTAAGGTCCATTTTCAGACTTGGCAATTTGCAAACTATAGATATTTTTAATATCATAATGGATACCTACGCCGAGAAAGGGATCGATGAGAACGATGAGAGTAGTTGGAATTCAACACCACCGACTTTTAGGGATGTGCTATTGATGATAGAAAGAAGAAAGAAATTGGTTGAGAATTCTCAGGATCTTTCTAGGCTATCTTCCATAGAACCTTATATACAATTTTTGTCTAATCAAATTTTAAGTGGCAATAGCTTGGATATGAAAAAGATCTTTGAGGGTAATATAATTCTGGATTTTTCTAAAGTTGCTACGGATGAGCTAAAATACGTTTTGATTGAGACTATACTTAGAGATTTTAGAAATTATCTATATAGGCGTGGAATTTCTCGTTTGTGGAAATTTTTGGTTATAGACGAGGCACCTTTTATACTAGGTAAAGAGACTGGGTTAGAAATTGTTGAGAGGTTATTCGCGGAGGTAAGAAAGTTCGGAGTGGGAATGATTTTGATATCTCAGTTAACTGAGAATATAGAAAATATTTTCCAAAATTCGAGTTATATCTTTATATTTAACGTTATTGAGCCGAAAGAGTTAGACTACTTAAGTAGGGCATTGGGAGGGAGTGATAGGGATAAATACGAGGCTATTTATCAAGCTATTCGATCTTTAGAAAGGGGTCACGTAGTTACTATAAGCGGGGATAGTAGAGATATACTTTTAGTAAAGCTTAATTCTTTAAAATAA
- a CDS encoding DNA polymerase sliding clamp: MFKIIYPNAKDFFSFINSITKVTDSIVLNFTEDGIFSRHLTEDKVLMAIIRIPKDVLSEYSIDSPTSVKLDVSSVKKILSKARSKKATIELSETDSGLKIIIRDEKSGAKSTIYLKAEKGQVEQLTEPKVNLTVNFTTDESILNVIAADVSLVGEEMRISTEEDKVKIEAGEEGKKYVALLTKDKPLKELSVDASATSSYSAEMFKDAITGIRGFSAPTMVSFGENLPMKIDVEAVSGGHMIFWIAPRL, from the coding sequence ATGTTTAAGATTATTTACCCTAATGCGAAAGACTTTTTCTCGTTTATCAATTCTATTACAAAAGTTACTGATTCTATTGTTCTAAATTTTACGGAAGATGGAATATTTTCGAGGCATTTGACTGAAGATAAAGTGTTGATGGCAATTATAAGAATACCTAAAGACGTTTTGAGTGAATATAGTATTGATAGTCCCACTTCAGTTAAATTAGACGTTTCTTCAGTAAAGAAGATTCTTTCAAAAGCTAGGTCAAAGAAAGCTACGATCGAGTTAAGTGAAACTGACAGTGGATTAAAGATTATAATAAGAGACGAGAAAAGTGGGGCGAAAAGTACCATTTATCTTAAAGCGGAAAAGGGTCAAGTTGAACAATTGACTGAACCAAAAGTTAATTTGACCGTGAATTTCACTACAGATGAGAGCATACTTAATGTGATAGCAGCAGATGTATCTTTAGTTGGAGAAGAGATGAGAATTTCAACAGAAGAGGATAAGGTAAAGATAGAAGCTGGTGAGGAAGGTAAAAAGTATGTTGCATTGCTAACGAAAGATAAGCCTTTAAAAGAACTCTCCGTAGACGCATCAGCTACATCTTCTTATAGTGCGGAAATGTTTAAGGATGCTATAACAGGTATAAGAGGTTTTTCAGCCCCTACAATGGTGAGCTTTGGTGAGAATCTCCCTATGAAAATTGATGTGGAAGCAGTTAGCGGAGGTCACATGATCTTTTGGATAGCACCAAGGTTATAA
- a CDS encoding DEAD/DEAH box helicase, whose amino-acid sequence MINVTNEFLVRLKKLGYEDLTPIQKIAIPKILSGKNVLIIAPTGYGKTEAAILPIFYTIFKDKPEKISTLYITPLRALNRDLESRLKRVGDAFGISVNVRHGDSSQRERKEILDNPPDVLIVTPETLLYLILNDTFRKYFANLKWIIIDELQEMLDEKRGIELSVLLQRIKKITRNRIQLIGISATIGDIEMAKRYLDREGEVEVANINAIKDIKVNLIIPKIEKKDADLAVRLGLRPDTIARLEKLNEIIKNNKPIIIFTNTRETSEFIANQLTSNYSLKIGSHHGSLSREIRIKTENDFKSGNIDAIVATSSLELGIDIGRINLVVQYMSPRQVIRLIQRVGRSGHKIGRTSIGYVIPSEDVFDILECRAIIEALYSGYLEKPLFEENPLDVAAHEIAGMVLEGYKNPNEILEILRNSFYFKNFTDEMFESVIELLESAKIVKRREDGSLVPSRRIWKYYYTTNMIPDSIRSYIVIDHATNIKIGTLDEDFVASLDEESVFILGSRLWKVVSIEKDRIFVERAELKNGILPSWFGESIPVEKEIARKVYEYIYMLEKGKMETEDDSISKVVREFVERGYPELRPDLILVEIVKNNLIIIHSPFGSRGNNTLGAIISVMLDVEKQTKTSYRADPYHIAISSVLPITENDMEKIVTTLNSLPINKIVEILKRGIKESPQFKWKLLVEIKRFGMVDPDKEITLTSSIMKAYGDTIIGEEAVNELLVKNYDIEILKELKNYSWKIVEVYEASSLARQFLDKILNYTSFDKDEKPLMIEIFKKRLENKELRLICLSCGWNSSYSIINSPNKCPKCSSIFLTATNPDDNDSINIVRKAIKGEKLTSREKRQLEDLKRIASFFPDYGKYTLIALATNGVGPSNLGKVLSKLSEGENEFYMALIDEEKRFIRTRKYWH is encoded by the coding sequence ATGATAAATGTAACCAATGAATTCTTGGTAAGACTGAAGAAACTTGGTTATGAAGACCTAACACCAATCCAGAAAATAGCAATACCGAAAATACTCTCTGGAAAGAACGTTTTAATCATAGCACCAACGGGATATGGGAAAACAGAGGCCGCAATATTACCAATATTTTACACAATTTTCAAAGATAAACCAGAAAAAATATCAACACTCTACATAACTCCCTTAAGAGCGCTAAATAGAGACCTTGAGTCAAGGTTAAAAAGAGTAGGGGATGCATTTGGTATCAGCGTTAACGTTAGACATGGAGATTCTTCCCAGAGGGAAAGGAAGGAAATTTTAGATAACCCACCTGACGTGTTGATAGTAACTCCAGAAACATTACTATACTTAATACTAAACGATACTTTTAGGAAATACTTTGCAAATCTGAAATGGATAATAATAGACGAATTACAAGAAATGTTAGACGAGAAAAGAGGAATCGAACTCTCCGTACTACTCCAAAGAATCAAAAAGATAACAAGAAATAGAATTCAATTAATAGGAATTTCTGCTACCATAGGAGATATTGAGATGGCAAAAAGATACCTGGATAGGGAGGGAGAAGTAGAAGTAGCGAATATTAACGCAATAAAGGATATAAAGGTGAATTTGATCATTCCTAAGATTGAAAAGAAAGACGCAGATTTAGCAGTAAGGTTAGGATTAAGGCCAGATACAATTGCGAGACTCGAGAAACTTAACGAAATTATAAAAAATAATAAGCCAATTATAATATTTACAAATACTAGGGAGACCAGTGAATTCATAGCCAATCAACTCACAAGCAACTACTCCTTAAAAATAGGTTCTCATCACGGTTCATTATCGAGAGAAATTAGGATAAAAACAGAAAACGACTTTAAGAGCGGAAATATAGACGCGATAGTTGCAACTTCAAGTTTAGAGCTAGGTATAGATATTGGTAGAATTAATCTAGTAGTCCAATACATGTCACCTAGACAAGTGATTAGGTTAATTCAAAGGGTGGGAAGAAGCGGACATAAAATAGGTAGAACGTCTATAGGTTACGTTATACCTTCAGAGGACGTTTTCGATATTCTAGAGTGCAGAGCAATAATAGAGGCATTATATTCAGGTTATTTGGAAAAACCGTTATTCGAGGAAAACCCGCTTGACGTTGCAGCACATGAAATAGCGGGAATGGTTTTAGAGGGCTATAAAAATCCTAACGAAATCTTGGAAATTCTACGTAATTCATTTTATTTCAAGAACTTCACGGACGAAATGTTCGAAAGTGTGATAGAACTCCTAGAGAGTGCTAAAATAGTTAAAAGAAGGGAAGATGGAAGCCTAGTCCCAAGTAGAAGAATCTGGAAATATTATTACACTACTAATATGATACCAGATTCCATTAGAAGTTATATTGTAATCGACCACGCTACTAACATCAAAATAGGTACTTTGGATGAAGATTTCGTAGCCTCGTTAGATGAGGAAAGCGTGTTCATTTTAGGAAGCAGGCTATGGAAAGTTGTGTCTATTGAAAAAGATAGGATATTCGTAGAAAGAGCTGAGCTAAAAAACGGAATATTACCAAGTTGGTTTGGAGAATCAATTCCAGTTGAGAAAGAGATAGCAAGGAAAGTTTACGAGTATATTTACATGTTAGAAAAAGGAAAAATGGAAACTGAGGATGATAGTATATCTAAAGTAGTAAGGGAATTCGTAGAGAGAGGATACCCAGAACTGAGACCAGATCTTATCTTAGTTGAAATAGTAAAGAATAACTTAATTATAATTCATTCACCATTTGGTTCAAGAGGGAACAACACACTTGGTGCAATAATTTCAGTTATGTTAGATGTGGAAAAACAGACCAAAACATCCTATAGGGCAGATCCATATCACATCGCAATATCTTCTGTACTACCAATAACCGAAAATGACATGGAAAAAATAGTCACTACACTAAATTCCTTGCCTATAAATAAAATAGTCGAAATCTTAAAGAGAGGAATAAAGGAAAGTCCGCAATTCAAGTGGAAATTATTAGTGGAGATAAAGAGGTTTGGAATGGTAGATCCAGATAAGGAAATAACGCTCACATCATCCATTATGAAGGCTTATGGAGATACAATAATCGGAGAAGAGGCAGTTAATGAGCTATTGGTGAAAAATTATGATATAGAAATATTAAAGGAACTCAAAAACTACAGCTGGAAAATAGTTGAGGTTTACGAAGCATCTTCCTTAGCTAGGCAATTTCTTGACAAAATCCTTAATTACACTTCATTTGACAAAGACGAAAAACCACTTATGATAGAGATCTTCAAGAAGAGACTAGAAAACAAGGAGTTAAGATTAATCTGTCTCTCATGTGGATGGAATTCGAGTTATTCTATAATCAACTCACCTAACAAATGCCCTAAATGCTCCTCAATCTTCTTAACTGCAACTAATCCAGATGATAACGATTCTATAAACATAGTGAGAAAAGCGATAAAAGGGGAGAAATTAACAAGTAGAGAAAAAAGGCAATTAGAAGACCTAAAGAGAATTGCCTCCTTCTTCCCAGATTACGGTAAATATACCCTTATAGCACTAGCAACCAATGGAGTAGGGCCAAGTAATTTAGGCAAAGTTTTAAGTAAATTAAGTGAAGGGGAGAATGAATTTTACATGGCCTTAATAGATGAAGAAAAAAGGTTTATAAGAACAAGAAAATACTGGCACTAA
- a CDS encoding RNA-guided pseudouridylation complex pseudouridine synthase subunit Cbf5 — MGIENATKIMNYISKGGKEYVCVMQVHCEYDKEELTKIIKSFEGEIYQRPPVRSSVKRRLRVRSIYDIEILDMDKKLVLFRVSCDSGTYMRKLCHDIGIIYGCGAHMRELRRTRSGIFTESTNLVKLHDLSEAIYLYKNCKDETELRRVLMPMEYATCEMPKLIIEDSAVNALAYGAQLAVPGIVAYQNFKRNDTVAVLTLKGELVATGNALMDSKELENAKKGIVVNLSRVFMQRDIYPKAWKKHES; from the coding sequence ATAGGAATAGAGAACGCAACTAAAATAATGAATTACATAAGTAAAGGAGGAAAAGAGTACGTATGCGTAATGCAAGTCCACTGTGAATACGATAAAGAGGAATTGACAAAGATAATAAAATCGTTTGAAGGGGAAATATACCAAAGACCACCAGTTAGATCATCAGTCAAGAGGAGATTGAGAGTTAGAAGTATATATGACATAGAAATACTTGACATGGACAAGAAATTAGTACTATTCAGAGTAAGTTGTGACTCCGGAACTTACATGAGAAAATTATGCCACGACATAGGGATAATTTACGGTTGTGGGGCACACATGAGAGAGTTAAGAAGAACTAGATCAGGGATTTTCACAGAATCTACGAATTTAGTGAAGCTACATGACCTTTCTGAAGCAATATACTTATACAAAAACTGCAAGGACGAAACGGAATTGAGAAGAGTACTTATGCCAATGGAATATGCGACATGTGAAATGCCCAAACTTATAATAGAGGACTCAGCAGTAAACGCGTTAGCTTACGGTGCACAACTAGCAGTACCCGGTATAGTAGCCTACCAGAACTTTAAAAGGAACGATACAGTTGCCGTATTAACACTTAAGGGGGAATTAGTAGCGACGGGTAACGCATTAATGGACAGTAAAGAGCTGGAAAACGCCAAAAAGGGTATAGTAGTCAACCTGAGTAGAGTTTTTATGCAGAGAGATATATATCCGAAAGCATGGAAAAAACATGAGTCATGA
- a CDS encoding class I SAM-dependent methyltransferase, protein MSHEYAIFEVINGVPLTLLSSPGIFSKKELDLGTRVLLENIKVAESGIVADVGCGYGPIGIYLALKNPNLKVYMVDVNYIAIKLAKKNAKLNGVENRTIILKSDIFDNVPVDVKFNAIYSNPPLSKGVDFLKKLEDQSYDRLVEKGFLQLVAYKGEENIEKIFGKRFKIESIKRKKGYSLITIVKD, encoded by the coding sequence ATGAGTCATGAATACGCGATTTTTGAAGTAATTAATGGTGTGCCTCTAACCCTTCTCTCCTCCCCGGGGATATTTTCAAAAAAGGAATTAGACTTAGGGACAAGAGTACTTTTAGAAAACATAAAAGTAGCGGAAAGCGGAATAGTGGCAGACGTTGGTTGTGGATATGGGCCCATAGGAATTTACCTAGCATTAAAAAACCCTAATCTAAAGGTTTACATGGTAGATGTAAACTACATAGCCATAAAGTTAGCTAAGAAAAATGCCAAACTTAATGGAGTCGAAAATAGGACAATAATATTAAAATCCGACATCTTCGACAATGTTCCCGTTGACGTTAAATTTAACGCAATTTATTCTAACCCACCGCTTTCTAAAGGAGTGGATTTTCTAAAAAAGCTTGAAGACCAATCATATGATAGACTAGTTGAAAAGGGATTCTTGCAATTAGTAGCATATAAGGGTGAAGAGAACATAGAGAAAATATTTGGTAAAAGATTTAAAATTGAATCGATAAAGAGAAAAAAAGGGTACTCCTTAATCACAATAGTTAAAGATTAA
- a CDS encoding RNA polymerase subunit Rpo13 → MVSGMSTEEEKEGTNDEEVSEEREVEETSEEEFPKLSIQDIELLMKNTEIWDNLLNGKISVDEAKRLFEDNYKDYEKRDSRRKAKKAASKKVKKTKKKEKSVEG, encoded by the coding sequence ATGGTATCTGGTATGTCAACAGAGGAGGAAAAGGAAGGGACTAATGACGAGGAGGTTAGTGAGGAAAGGGAAGTCGAGGAGACATCAGAGGAGGAGTTTCCAAAACTTTCAATACAAGATATAGAGTTACTAATGAAAAATACTGAAATTTGGGATAATTTATTGAATGGTAAGATCTCCGTAGATGAGGCTAAGAGGTTATTTGAGGACAATTATAAGGATTACGAGAAGAGGGATTCCAGAAGGAAAGCTAAAAAAGCGGCTAGTAAAAAGGTTAAAAAGACCAAGAAAAAAGAAAAGAGTGTAGAGGGTTAA
- a CDS encoding tRNA pseudouridine synthase A encodes MILNDFIYKIDNFCGYKNEWKIRKDSETSDKYGYYPEKRPIDVHIKNSIINLDKPPGPTSHEVAYWVKKMLNVSKAGHGGTLEPISLGGVIQKLPAYYR; translated from the coding sequence ATGATTCTAAATGATTTTATTTACAAAATAGATAATTTTTGTGGATATAAAAATGAATGGAAGATAAGAAAAGATAGTGAGACGTCAGATAAATACGGATATTATCCAGAGAAAAGACCAATAGACGTACATATAAAAAACTCAATAATAAACCTTGATAAACCTCCTGGACCAACAAGTCATGAAGTTGCATATTGGGTTAAAAAGATGTTAAACGTTAGTAAAGCGGGACATGGGGGGACCCTAGAGCCCATTTCACTGGGCGGGGTAATCCAAAAGTTACCGGCGTATTACCGATAG
- a CDS encoding glycosylated S-layer protein, SlaB yields MVMKKTFVLSTLILISVVALVSTAVYTSGNVTFYSPSVNNQIYYVGKSVTIDAVVPTQFAGQGATINVFYPNSTLAASIPTTVNATGGIYVPNAYTFTNVIGIWQITVEVAGGVAVGTINVNVTTPAIAPIILTLQNLAMYENTYPQFIELANGIITSVVMQNGTVNIMGYVYNATVAPLSGATVSLTLNIPTVGTKTFTTTTAANGSFMLSFQVPQLSTSLTLISSYLISGSLTISYGSHTVTYNVFVTAIPNYLSVINALNNQVNTLRTEISSLNATITSLNKSLANANAQISTLQSEISTLNSEIGKLNSTVGSLSSQLSSLSSQYTALSNQVTALNGKISNLSASLGTLSSEVASLRSTVGSLTTIAYGGIIAGIIGLIVAIVAIVLVMRRIS; encoded by the coding sequence ATGGTTATGAAAAAAACATTCGTTTTATCTACCTTGATATTAATTTCAGTTGTAGCGCTAGTGAGTACTGCAGTTTATACATCTGGTAACGTGACTTTTTATAGTCCTAGTGTAAATAATCAAATTTACTATGTTGGGAAATCAGTGACAATAGATGCAGTTGTCCCTACTCAATTCGCTGGTCAAGGTGCTACTATAAACGTATTCTACCCCAATTCAACCTTAGCTGCTAGTATTCCTACCACAGTTAATGCTACGGGTGGAATTTACGTACCTAACGCGTATACATTTACTAATGTAATAGGGATCTGGCAGATTACGGTGGAAGTTGCCGGTGGTGTTGCTGTAGGTACTATTAACGTTAATGTTACAACTCCTGCAATAGCTCCAATAATATTGACTTTACAAAACTTGGCCATGTATGAAAATACTTACCCACAGTTTATAGAATTGGCTAACGGTATAATAACTTCAGTAGTAATGCAGAACGGAACTGTGAATATTATGGGTTATGTTTATAATGCAACTGTGGCTCCATTATCTGGGGCAACCGTTTCCTTAACTCTTAACATACCAACTGTTGGAACTAAGACATTCACTACTACGACTGCTGCAAATGGGTCATTTATGCTGAGTTTCCAAGTTCCTCAATTGTCAACCAGTTTAACTCTAATATCGTCTTACTTGATTAGTGGGAGCTTGACGATATCTTATGGTTCTCATACTGTTACTTATAATGTATTTGTGACCGCGATTCCAAACTATCTCAGTGTAATTAACGCTTTAAATAACCAAGTTAACACGTTAAGGACTGAGATCTCTTCATTAAATGCTACAATAACAAGCTTGAACAAGAGCTTAGCAAATGCAAATGCTCAAATATCTACTTTACAATCTGAGATCTCCACTTTGAACAGCGAAATAGGAAAGTTAAACAGTACTGTAGGTTCATTAAGTAGTCAACTTAGCTCACTATCATCGCAGTACACTGCTTTAAGCAATCAAGTTACAGCATTAAACGGTAAAATAAGCAACCTAAGCGCAAGTCTAGGTACTTTAAGTAGTGAAGTTGCCAGCTTGAGGAGTACTGTGGGTAGTTTAACGACAATAGCCTATGGCGGTATAATAGCTGGTATAATCGGTCTAATTGTAGCCATAGTTGCAATAGTGCTAGTAATGAGGAGAATAAGTTAA
- a CDS encoding 50S ribosomal protein L14e, protein MPAIEVGRICVKVKGREAGSKCVIVDIIDDNFVLVTGPKDISGVKRRRVNILHLEPTDKKIDIQKGAPDEEVKKKIEEAGLTEYMKERIKVKIPTL, encoded by the coding sequence ATGCCCGCAATTGAAGTTGGAAGAATTTGTGTAAAAGTAAAAGGAAGAGAAGCTGGAAGCAAATGCGTAATAGTCGATATAATAGATGACAACTTCGTATTAGTCACTGGACCAAAAGATATAAGCGGTGTTAAAAGAAGAAGAGTCAACATTCTACATTTAGAACCAACTGATAAGAAAATAGATATACAGAAAGGAGCCCCAGATGAGGAAGTAAAGAAGAAAATAGAGGAAGCTGGTTTAACAGAGTACATGAAAGAGAGAATAAAGGTTAAAATACCAACATTGTGA
- a CDS encoding tRNA(Met) cytidine acetyltransferase TmcA encodes MFQNYFMDAVNGYYRHLAIIESQDYLEKVNSLVEEYLKVNKKPRVIYGFHPWLDNSKDRMMEFRKKFENFLDIDYSNSEKYLGQSADLVILDAIGDFRPNYIARFVDMTKGGGMAIIYSDDILRGKLYKESLTRDGVVKDLFERRFMELAKRYRGIIFLQGDRLTFTPYSSNETHKPYKKIPKSPKVPMELHELCLSSDQNKVLEESLFITSPGKRVLVVTAARGRGKSASIGLFLSYLMTEEKFGNILVSSPTYYSSQEIFNFVIKGLDALNVKYKLNTSRDGKIMKITTGDSRVKWVSPDLARNEEGDLIVVDEAAAIGMEFLDYILQGWDKVIFVTTVHGYEGSGKAFLKYVDRLKSKVLLKHIKMDYPIRYAKGDPIEKFMFDVFLLDAEPAEVMYNGELKIEDVSQEKLFQDNNLLKSVYGILVTAHYRNSPDDLMLLGDMAFQKVIVGYSSEKPIAVCQVVYEGDLTDRQIEDISNGLKNEGHLIPHRLIKYMRAFEFGKLKGWRIMRIAVSPENQGKGIGSRIIEEVIKMAKGVDWVGSSFVADYSVLRFWIKNGFTPVYLSSIKNEELNGYSVIVIRALSEKSKGFVVKLSSLLKDKLLRTSHQVYYNLNPQLIALLLRNTYSERREGEVPDLYANKIKAYIEGKVPYNVIAEAAHFLITKHFLELKVNLSIEVEASLVARVLQGKSWYHAGLMLGLSSREVEERVKQGLEVLLKTYS; translated from the coding sequence ATGTTTCAAAACTATTTCATGGACGCGGTAAATGGTTATTATAGGCACTTAGCGATAATTGAATCTCAAGATTACCTAGAGAAGGTCAATTCGCTGGTTGAGGAATATTTAAAAGTCAATAAAAAGCCAAGGGTTATATATGGTTTTCATCCATGGCTTGATAATTCAAAGGATAGAATGATGGAATTTAGGAAAAAATTTGAAAATTTTCTTGATATAGATTATTCAAATTCAGAGAAATATCTTGGGCAAAGTGCTGATTTGGTAATATTAGATGCAATAGGTGATTTTAGGCCTAACTACATAGCTAGATTCGTTGACATGACCAAGGGAGGAGGTATGGCAATAATTTATAGTGATGACATTTTAAGGGGTAAATTGTATAAGGAGTCTTTGACTAGGGATGGTGTTGTTAAAGACCTATTTGAAAGGAGGTTTATGGAACTGGCAAAGAGATATAGGGGTATAATTTTCTTGCAAGGGGATAGGTTAACCTTTACTCCATATTCCTCCAATGAAACTCACAAACCTTATAAGAAAATTCCTAAAAGCCCTAAAGTTCCAATGGAGCTTCATGAGCTTTGTCTATCCTCTGATCAGAACAAGGTCCTTGAGGAGTCCCTGTTCATCACTAGCCCAGGGAAAAGGGTTCTAGTAGTGACAGCAGCTAGGGGTAGGGGAAAGAGCGCATCTATAGGTTTGTTTCTATCTTATCTAATGACTGAGGAAAAGTTCGGTAATATCCTTGTGTCTTCCCCAACATATTACTCTTCACAAGAGATATTCAACTTCGTAATTAAAGGATTAGATGCTCTAAATGTCAAGTATAAACTAAACACCTCAAGAGATGGTAAAATAATGAAGATAACTACTGGTGACTCCAGAGTAAAGTGGGTTTCCCCTGACTTGGCTAGAAATGAGGAGGGTGATCTAATAGTTGTAGACGAAGCTGCTGCCATTGGTATGGAGTTTTTGGATTATATTTTACAAGGCTGGGATAAGGTAATCTTCGTTACAACTGTTCACGGCTATGAGGGTTCTGGTAAGGCGTTTTTAAAGTACGTTGATAGATTAAAGAGTAAGGTTCTTTTGAAGCACATAAAGATGGATTATCCCATTAGATATGCTAAGGGTGACCCAATAGAGAAGTTCATGTTTGATGTATTCCTACTTGATGCTGAACCTGCTGAGGTTATGTATAATGGAGAGCTGAAAATAGAAGATGTCTCTCAAGAGAAGTTATTTCAAGATAATAATTTGCTAAAGAGTGTTTATGGAATACTAGTTACTGCTCATTATAGGAATTCTCCGGACGATTTGATGCTTTTAGGTGACATGGCGTTTCAAAAGGTTATAGTTGGTTATTCGTCTGAGAAACCGATTGCAGTTTGCCAAGTTGTTTATGAGGGAGATCTTACTGATAGGCAAATAGAGGATATTTCCAATGGTTTAAAGAATGAGGGGCATTTGATTCCCCATAGGCTCATAAAGTACATGAGGGCATTTGAGTTCGGTAAGTTGAAAGGTTGGAGGATAATGAGGATTGCCGTTTCTCCAGAAAATCAAGGTAAGGGTATAGGAAGTAGGATTATTGAAGAGGTTATTAAGATGGCAAAGGGAGTGGATTGGGTAGGGTCTTCCTTTGTTGCAGATTATTCCGTTTTACGCTTTTGGATTAAGAATGGATTTACTCCAGTCTACTTATCCTCTATTAAGAACGAGGAGCTTAACGGTTACTCTGTTATTGTCATTAGGGCATTGAGCGAAAAAAGTAAGGGGTTTGTTGTAAAGCTTTCCAGTTTATTGAAGGATAAGTTGCTGAGGACTTCTCACCAGGTTTATTATAATTTGAACCCTCAACTTATCGCTTTGTTATTGAGAAATACTTATAGTGAAAGGAGAGAGGGAGAAGTACCGGATTTATATGCTAATAAGATCAAGGCTTATATAGAAGGTAAAGTACCTTATAATGTCATTGCTGAGGCTGCACACTTTTTAATCACTAAGCACTTTTTGGAACTTAAAGTGAATCTGAGTATCGAAGTTGAGGCTTCTTTAGTTGCTAGGGTTTTACAAGGTAAAAGTTGGTATCATGCTGGTTTAATGTTAGGTTTGAGTAGTAGGGAAGTTGAAGAAAGGGTTAAGCAAGGTTTAGAAGTTTTGTTAAAAACGTATTCGTGA